The following coding sequences lie in one Myxococcaceae bacterium JPH2 genomic window:
- a CDS encoding TetR/AcrR family transcriptional regulator, which translates to MRYAPEHNEATRERILDAASRLFREHGIAAVGLAKIMAEAGLTVGTFYTHFKSKEALLREALLRTLDARHEEFAQALHGAAPEMLVRAYLSPEHRDALGMGCTVAALASEVGRHPRATRQAFASHNAPTLDALAVWLSSRRGKEAGVADAAAFLGLLAGTLQLARATPDRAESDAILEAGVRAAIRLAT; encoded by the coding sequence ATGCGATACGCGCCGGAACATAATGAAGCGACACGCGAACGGATCTTGGATGCCGCGTCGCGCCTCTTTCGTGAGCACGGCATTGCCGCCGTGGGCCTCGCGAAGATCATGGCGGAGGCTGGCCTGACCGTTGGCACATTCTACACGCACTTCAAGTCGAAGGAGGCGCTGCTTCGAGAAGCCCTTCTTCGGACGCTTGACGCCCGGCATGAGGAGTTCGCGCAAGCGCTCCATGGAGCTGCCCCGGAAATGTTGGTTCGCGCCTACCTGAGCCCGGAGCACCGCGACGCATTGGGGATGGGATGCACGGTCGCGGCCTTGGCGTCGGAGGTGGGGCGGCACCCCCGCGCGACTCGACAGGCCTTCGCATCCCACAACGCGCCGACCCTTGATGCGCTTGCAGTCTGGTTGTCGTCACGGCGAGGAAAGGAGGCGGGCGTCGCAGATGCGGCGGCCTTTTTGGGGCTCCTCGCCGGGACGCTGCAACTCGCCCGCGCGACCCCGGACCGGGCGGAGTCCGACGCCATCCTCGAGGCTGGTGTCCGCGCCGCGATCCGGCTTGCGA
- a CDS encoding NADP-dependent oxidoreductase, with protein sequence MKAFILDRYGSKVALRAGEIADPEVREDDVLIQVHAAGVNLLDSKLRNGEFKLILPYRMPLVLGHDVAGVVVRVGARVKHFKPGDEVYARPADYRIGTFAELIAVQEKDVALKPKKLSMEEAASIPLVGLTAWQALVERGQLKHGQKVFIQAGSGGVGTFAIQLAKHLGATVATTTSASNVDWVRSLGADVIVDYRKDDFETELRDYDLVLHSQDGKTLDKSLRVLRPGGRLVSISGPPDSDFAEEIGAPWFVKLFTRLVSLGVQRKAKSLNVSFSFLFMKANGDQLRQIAALIDAGHVRAVVDRAFPFQSTNEALSYVETGRAKGKVVIKVK encoded by the coding sequence ATGAAAGCATTCATTCTGGATCGCTATGGGAGCAAGGTGGCTCTACGGGCGGGGGAGATCGCAGACCCGGAGGTGCGGGAGGATGATGTTCTCATCCAGGTCCACGCCGCTGGCGTGAACCTGCTGGACTCAAAGCTTCGCAATGGTGAGTTTAAGCTGATCTTGCCTTACCGCATGCCGCTCGTCCTGGGGCACGATGTGGCCGGGGTCGTGGTTCGTGTCGGTGCACGCGTGAAGCACTTCAAGCCTGGTGACGAGGTCTACGCTCGCCCTGCGGACTATCGCATCGGCACGTTCGCGGAGCTCATCGCCGTCCAGGAGAAGGACGTGGCATTGAAGCCGAAGAAACTCTCGATGGAGGAAGCGGCATCGATTCCCCTGGTGGGTTTGACGGCATGGCAAGCACTGGTCGAAAGGGGGCAACTGAAGCACGGCCAGAAGGTCTTTATACAAGCCGGCTCGGGCGGGGTAGGTACATTTGCGATTCAGTTGGCGAAGCATCTGGGCGCCACCGTCGCGACCACGACGAGTGCGTCGAATGTTGATTGGGTTCGCAGTCTCGGCGCGGACGTCATTGTGGACTACAGGAAGGATGATTTCGAGACCGAGCTGCGCGACTACGACTTGGTGTTGCACAGTCAGGATGGCAAGACGCTCGACAAGTCCTTGCGCGTGTTGCGGCCCGGTGGGCGCCTTGTTTCCATCTCCGGTCCGCCTGATTCAGACTTTGCGGAAGAGATCGGAGCGCCTTGGTTCGTGAAGCTCTTCACTCGGCTGGTGAGCTTGGGTGTACAGCGAAAGGCAAAGAGCCTCAATGTTTCATTTTCGTTTCTCTTCATGAAGGCGAACGGCGACCAGTTGCGACAGATTGCCGCCCTCATCGACGCGGGACACGTCCGCGCGGTGGTAGACAGGGCCTTTCCATTCCAGTCGACGAATGAAGCGCTGTCCTACGTCGAGACTGGACGCGCGAAAGGCAAGGTCGTGATCAAGGTGAAGTAA